The following is a genomic window from Adhaeribacter radiodurans.
TTGCATAAAATTTAAGGTATTGCTGGGCAACCATTAATCCCAGAATGATAAATAAATTACAAACTCTTCTTAACGTTTTGTTCTTAATCGAAAAAAATAAATGAGTTAAAAACGGCGCCAGAATGTAAAACTGAATCTCAATTTCTAAAGTCCAGGTAGGAGGATTTATTGGTGACCATTCTTTATAAATGAGACCGTGCGTATAGGTAAGGTTAGCGAGGTAATGCGGTAAATATTCTAAAAAGTTTCTCTGACCGTAAAATATGATCACTAAGAAAAAGATAGTTATCCAGAAAATATACGGTGGCTCCAGGCGGGTTACCCGGCGCCAGTAATAATCGGATAATTTTACTTTTTTAGTATTATTTAATCTACTGGAAGCAAAAGGAAGTGCCAGAATAAAGCCGCTTATAACGAAAAAAAGGTACACTCCTAAAAAGCCTCTCGAAGCCAAAAAGGCAAAACCGTTTTCACTGAGCGGAGTTGTAAAATTTATAGTTGTATTCCGTTCAAACCGTTCGGCCATGTGCTGGATAAGTACCGGCAGAATAGCCATAAAACGAAGCCCATCTATTTCTTTTATCAGCTTTCTTCCGGATGTTACCCGGCTTAATTTTTCTGGAATTAACTTAATGAACGATAACATAATTGGAATATGAAGCTCTGAAACTTTGAGTGGGTACTTTCTAAATTATATTTAACTAGATTGATTACTTGTCTAAATTAGCTGAAACTACTTTGGTTTTGTGGGGGGTAGCCAGGAAAGAAGTTTTGGTTTTTTTTGTATTTAACAAGGCCAAGCACATGCAGAAAAAAGCGTAAGGAATCCGTAATAAGGCTTCGAAAAGTTGTTTATTATATAAACGACCAGGAACACCAATAAATAAAGCAGTGCTAACCATACCCAATAAAACTGCCCAGAAACTAACGGATGGGCCATAAGGCACTACAAGAGACAACATAAATAAGAAACCTAATAAGCCTAAAAGTAAAATCCGGGGTACTAACATGGCCTGCACCATTTTATTAAAAAACTCCACGTTGCCATTCTTAAATAGTTGTACAAAACCTTGCCAAAAATATTTTTTTAAAAATTCTAATTGCGCGGCAATCCAACGGGTTCTTTGTTGGGTAAATACAGCGGCATTATCAATTTTTTCGTCGTAAACGTAAACTTTATCCAGGTAGCAAATTTTAACCTGGTCCCGGGCAATCCTAAAGTCAATTTCTTTATCTTCTCCTACGGTTTCGCCAATATTCGACAGTAAATTTTTTAAATAGGAAAATTCAAAGGCCATGCCCGAGCCAATCAGAGCAGAAGATAAGCCAAGCGCAAAATGACCTTTCCGGAAAATATGGTTGTTAATTTCCTCGTTGCAGGCATCTAAAAAAGCAAAGGCAGTATCTAAATTTTTGGCCGTACGGTGGGCTTGCACTACTTTATAGCCGGATTCAAAAGCTAAATTAACTTCTTTTAAAAATTCTTTACCCATGTGGTTGTCGGCATCCAATACTACCGCCACATCGTAGTTGCTTTCTGGTAGCTGGTTAAGAGCAGTTAATAAAGCTTTGCCTTTGGTACTTTTTTCAAAATTTACTTCTATTACCTTAATGCCATTTCGCGTTAAAGTTACAATGGTTTCGGGTTTTAGTTTATCCGCTATCACGCAAATATCAAATGAGCCATTGTACGAATGGGCTTTCGCTTTTAAAGCAGATTCAATAATAACAACATCTTCTTTATAAGCCGGAAAAAGCACGCACATTCTTCTGGCAGTTAAAGCAGTTCGGGTATTTTGCCGAATACTTTTGTGCCCCGCCAGTGAAAAGAATAAAAGATAACTAACGTTGAAAAACGCGTATCCACCTATAACATAAAGCAAAATGTTTAAAACAGGCTCCAGGATGTGCATTTGAATAATTTGTTAAATGAGTGGGTGGATAATTAGGTGGGAAAGAATGGTGTTTTTGGGTTTATATTACTGATTTAAAAGCAATATTTTGGTGAACCTTTACAGGTTGCAGGTGCCAGAATAATCCGGACCAAAGGGCTTTTAAATGTTGCCATTGGCGCTTTACACCAAACATTAAAGAATTTTTAGGCAGAGCAAGCAAAAAGAAAAATACAGCACTCATATAAAATTGCTTGCCTTTTAAGTTGCGCCGGATAAAAAGTAAACGATTGCGATTCAGGTAATACGTTTTAAGAACCGACATTTTACCAACCGACATCGATTCTTTATGGTAAATCGCTGATTCGGCGATATAGTGGCAAGAGTAGCCAGCTCTTTTAATCATTTCGCACCAGTCGTGTTCTTCATAATACAAAAAGTAAATTTCCGGCATTAATCCAACTTTTTTTACCACTTCCATCGGAATCATCATAGCAGCGCCATCTGCCAGGTTAGTAGAAATAGAAATGTTATGTTGCCCTAAATCTGCCTCGTGGTTGCCAATGGTTTTGCTACGGCCTGTCCAAGGATTAATGCCCGTGCTGC
Proteins encoded in this region:
- a CDS encoding acyltransferase family protein encodes the protein MLSFIKLIPEKLSRVTSGRKLIKEIDGLRFMAILPVLIQHMAERFERNTTINFTTPLSENGFAFLASRGFLGVYLFFVISGFILALPFASSRLNNTKKVKLSDYYWRRVTRLEPPYIFWITIFFLVIIFYGQRNFLEYLPHYLANLTYTHGLIYKEWSPINPPTWTLEIEIQFYILAPFLTHLFFSIKNKTLRRVCNLFIILGLMVAQQYLKFYANPANLSILGHLHYFLIGFMLADIYLCDWSTKIKKQTIYDFTAVLALGTLIYIFSWEFNFTNRILVVALLFTFFYSVFKGNYVNRFVSNKWIMSIGGMCYTIYLIHLPLAELIVVFTKNIHITNYYSVNLLVQLLIFLPIVLALSALFFLFFEKPFMNKDWSKSLFSNFPKYANSLVPFKYVLGRKTK
- a CDS encoding glycosyltransferase family 2 protein; this translates as MHILEPVLNILLYVIGGYAFFNVSYLLFFSLAGHKSIRQNTRTALTARRMCVLFPAYKEDVVIIESALKAKAHSYNGSFDICVIADKLKPETIVTLTRNGIKVIEVNFEKSTKGKALLTALNQLPESNYDVAVVLDADNHMGKEFLKEVNLAFESGYKVVQAHRTAKNLDTAFAFLDACNEEINNHIFRKGHFALGLSSALIGSGMAFEFSYLKNLLSNIGETVGEDKEIDFRIARDQVKICYLDKVYVYDEKIDNAAVFTQQRTRWIAAQLEFLKKYFWQGFVQLFKNGNVEFFNKMVQAMLVPRILLLGLLGFLFMLSLVVPYGPSVSFWAVLLGMVSTALFIGVPGRLYNKQLFEALLRIPYAFFCMCLALLNTKKTKTSFLATPHKTKVVSANLDK
- a CDS encoding glycosyltransferase family 2 protein; its protein translation is MSTPLVSIISVNYNQARITCEMLASLRQITYPNIEVIVVDNASPTDKPDVIKEQYPEVNLIRSAKNLGYAGGNNLGIIQAKGKYLFFLNNDTEVEVGFLEPLVNFFEKNPQAGIASPKIKFYDSTNIIQYAGSTGINPWTGRSKTIGNHEADLGQHNISISTNLADGAAMMIPMEVVKKVGLMPEIYFLYYEEHDWCEMIKRAGYSCHYIAESAIYHKESMSVGKMSVLKTYYLNRNRLLFIRRNLKGKQFYMSAVFFFLLALPKNSLMFGVKRQWQHLKALWSGLFWHLQPVKVHQNIAFKSVI